A genomic region of Fusarium oxysporum Fo47 chromosome VI, complete sequence contains the following coding sequences:
- a CDS encoding uncharacterized protein (domain of unknown function-domain containing protein) — MSIHQQEPCVQLTFMPQLAEALSLEDDWTGTTDAAARRRAQTRLNMRAYRKRKAREKKAMASKAEAETIKSEPVVQCWDINQESMSIVPASHAKKIYDARQPLLPYRTKKNQSNVAFPLSSDHLITLLQYNALRALAVNRTFISGMLTTPLDCGDEEIIHVVPYPTNPNSLPSALLPTVLQQTVMHCDWIDVFPSPEARDCLIRAYGTFDEDDLWADCIGGLYEGFPDDEMERRGLIAWSPPWDVAGWEMSEGFVRKWGWLFKDLSGPLEATNRWRVDRGEEPLDHKDYPPCPPVSGFVISEF, encoded by the exons ATGTCGATTCATCAGCAAGAACCATGCGTTCAGCTCACTTTCATGCCGCAATTAGCTGAG GCACTAAGCCTAGAAGACGACTGGACCGGGACAACAGATGCTGCAGCAAGAAGGCGGGCACAGACGAGGCTGAACATGAGAGCATACC GGAAGCGTAAGGCTCGAGAAAAGAAGGCCATGGCGTCCAAGGCTGAAGCGGAGACAATCAAATCTGAACCAGTGGTTCAGTGCTGGGATATCAACCAAGAATCGATGTCCATCGTCCCAGCATCTCATGCCAAGAAGATCTACGACGCAAGGCAGCCCCTACTACCATACAGGACCAAGAAGAATCAGTCAAACGTCGCCTTTCCACTCAGTTCAGATCATCTTATTACACTTCTCCAATACAACGCCCTCCGCGCCTTAGCCGTCAACAGGACTTTCATCTCCGGCATGCTAACCACGCCCCTTGACTGCGGCGATGAGGAGATTATCCACGTAGTCCCATACCCGACCAACCCGAATTCTCTCCCTTCAGCCCTACTCCCCACAGTTCTACAACAAACAGTCATGCACTGTGATTGGATTGACGTGTTTCCCTCCCCAGAAGCCCGGGACTGTTTGATTCGAGCCTATGGGACTTTCGACGAGGATGATTTATGGGCTGATTGCATTGGTGGTTTGTATGAGGGCTTTCCtgacgatgagatggaaaGACGTGGCTTGATTGCTTGGTCACCACCGTGGGATGTAGCAGGATGGGAAATGTCAGAGGGGTTTGTTAGGAAATGGGGTTGGTTATTCAAAGACTTGTCTGGGCCGTTGGAGGCGACGAATCGGTGGAGGGTTGATAGAGGTGAGGAGCCTCTTGACCATAAAGATTATCCGCCATGTCCTCCCGTATCTGGTTTTGTTATATCAGAATTTTAG